A genome region from Christensenella minuta includes the following:
- a CDS encoding phage minor capsid protein produces the protein MDRAKELIQQYKQAQDEITQEIGKEAKGTQGEYKHKLMARISAILAGLYAATEAWSVRHIPQIYSEGIQQAQRGVNAQYRAAGKTPPNIGKATSADFDAVSILQRNLNADLTNAVGHVGRMMDDEIRKAGIKASLEKVSSGQTVRQMQRNLVQMLEEKGVAALEYMRGGKKCYMSLDAYAELVARSTVHEAQNTANINLGVRIGNDLVKMSSHFGSCPICEPYQGRVFSVSGNDPNYPALYDTPWSSAYQNFHQHCRHILTQYIEELQPPEEIQKMRDYSNRSFDIGGKGWTKEQAAQAKRSLANYRTGQDRKRKLYTDRKQWQRYKAVLGDDAPKSFSGFRRMKQSGNDKWQYTQLDYRRRKKLIDHPDLALPNADKTTAAKDKFTQYLFGGTNADGLAKGRALQSRLGYNIDSWEDLQQEILTRATKYPATLRDLDEYGTAYTQKIILYGNKGKPANVIVGWKTQGDKTWMTSAYIKEVERHGKN, from the coding sequence ATGGACAGAGCGAAGGAATTAATACAGCAGTACAAACAGGCCCAGGATGAGATAACGCAGGAAATTGGAAAAGAGGCTAAAGGAACACAAGGAGAGTACAAGCACAAACTGATGGCGCGGATATCCGCAATCCTTGCTGGGTTGTACGCCGCAACGGAAGCATGGAGCGTCCGGCATATCCCACAAATATACAGCGAAGGCATTCAGCAGGCGCAGCGTGGGGTAAATGCACAATACAGGGCGGCGGGAAAAACACCGCCAAATATTGGAAAGGCGACATCGGCAGATTTTGACGCAGTATCCATCCTGCAAAGGAATCTGAATGCCGACCTTACAAACGCGGTTGGCCATGTAGGGCGCATGATGGATGATGAGATACGAAAGGCCGGAATAAAGGCTTCTCTCGAAAAGGTATCATCAGGGCAGACTGTAAGGCAGATGCAGCGCAACCTTGTGCAAATGCTTGAAGAAAAAGGCGTTGCTGCGCTTGAGTATATGCGCGGTGGCAAGAAGTGCTATATGAGCCTCGACGCTTACGCGGAGCTTGTGGCCCGGTCAACGGTACACGAGGCGCAAAACACAGCAAACATTAACTTAGGCGTACGGATTGGCAACGATTTAGTAAAAATGTCCTCGCATTTTGGTTCATGCCCAATATGCGAACCATATCAGGGACGGGTATTCAGCGTAAGCGGGAATGATCCGAATTATCCGGCGCTTTACGATACCCCGTGGTCGAGCGCTTACCAGAATTTCCATCAGCACTGCCGGCACATATTGACACAATATATCGAAGAACTGCAACCGCCGGAAGAAATCCAGAAGATGCGCGACTACTCGAACCGATCGTTTGACATCGGCGGGAAAGGATGGACAAAGGAACAGGCTGCACAGGCAAAAAGGAGCCTAGCAAACTATCGGACCGGACAGGACAGAAAGCGCAAGCTGTATACTGATCGCAAACAATGGCAAAGATATAAGGCGGTTTTGGGAGACGACGCGCCAAAATCATTTTCAGGGTTCCGCAGGATGAAGCAATCAGGAAACGATAAGTGGCAGTATACGCAGCTTGACTATAGGCGTAGGAAAAAACTGATTGATCATCCTGATTTGGCCTTGCCGAATGCTGATAAAACGACGGCTGCAAAAGATAAATTCACTCAATACCTGTTTGGGGGAACAAATGCCGACGGATTGGCAAAAGGTCGTGCGCTCCAAAGCCGTTTAGGGTATAATATAGATAGCTGGGAAGACCTGCAACAAGAGATATTGACAAGGGCGACGAAATACCCGGCGACGCTGCGCGATTTAGACGAATACGGAACGGCGTATACGCAAAAGATTATCTTGTATGGAAATAAGGGTAAGCCTGCAAATGTGATTGTCGGTTGGAAAACTCAGGGAGATAAAACATGGATGACAAGCGCATATATAAAAGAGGTTGAAAGACATGGAAAAAATTAA
- a CDS encoding minor capsid protein, which translates to MMIQDMGRYLQERGIGAVGKYIFLSLLPDSPVECMALYEYQGQPGNQIAGTEVPGLQICVRTKRYPDGYAKLKEAHNALKAIGFEDGELPEGVVINDVQYFRAQPAMSGIIQDRDENGNLLLKRSYYITKEEE; encoded by the coding sequence ATGATGATTCAGGATATGGGAAGGTATTTACAGGAGCGCGGGATTGGAGCGGTTGGGAAATATATATTCCTGTCGCTGCTTCCTGATTCGCCTGTTGAGTGCATGGCGCTTTACGAGTACCAGGGACAGCCGGGGAATCAGATCGCAGGTACGGAAGTACCGGGCCTGCAAATATGCGTGCGGACAAAGCGTTATCCTGATGGGTACGCAAAACTAAAAGAGGCGCACAATGCGCTCAAAGCAATTGGATTTGAAGATGGAGAACTCCCGGAGGGCGTTGTTATAAACGACGTCCAATATTTCCGTGCCCAGCCCGCCATGAGCGGGATCATTCAGGATCGCGACGAAAACGGGAATCTCTTATTGAAAAGAAGTTATTACATCACAAAGGAGGAAGAATAA
- a CDS encoding terminase has protein sequence MNADAINYYVDHPVEFAVDLIGVTPDDVQADIMRSVANNPRTTVRSGHGIGKSALESWLILWFLCTRPSPKIPCTAPTKHQLYDILWAEVAKWLNGSKLKTEIEWTYERVYMKGHPENWFAVPRTATKPDALQGFHAEHILYIIDEASGVPDKIFEPVLGALSTPDAKLLMCGNPTNLSGFFFDSHNRSRKLYNGFHVSSAQSPRVDAEFVRMIIEMYGEDSDVFRVRVAGEFPKQAADSFIALEWVEKCSKKSVVTKAEKVIDIGVDVARYGDDKSVICPLFDRRYQQRPEIYAHNDTMEIAGHIAAMVKRYNDEYPGVETRVKIDCDGLGVGVYDRLREQGLPCVLRECHFGGRGGKIRGEDPVEMANSTGLMWGTVRNMLKCGEIELFYDDEQIIQLSDRKYRINSNGEIELERKEEMKKRGLHSPDLADALALAVYEPLGGRFIDVYY, from the coding sequence ATGAACGCTGACGCAATCAACTATTATGTCGATCACCCAGTAGAATTTGCCGTTGACTTAATCGGCGTAACGCCTGACGATGTACAGGCAGATATCATGCGCAGTGTGGCTAATAACCCAAGAACCACGGTCCGAAGTGGGCACGGTATTGGGAAATCTGCGCTGGAATCGTGGCTGATTCTTTGGTTTTTGTGTACGCGGCCATCTCCAAAGATACCATGCACGGCACCAACGAAGCATCAACTTTATGATATCCTTTGGGCGGAAGTGGCAAAATGGCTGAACGGCTCCAAACTGAAAACTGAAATAGAGTGGACGTATGAACGGGTGTATATGAAAGGCCATCCGGAAAACTGGTTCGCGGTGCCCAGGACAGCAACAAAGCCCGATGCGCTGCAAGGCTTCCATGCCGAGCATATCTTGTATATTATCGATGAGGCAAGCGGCGTACCGGATAAGATATTCGAACCGGTGCTTGGAGCGTTATCAACGCCGGACGCAAAACTGCTGATGTGCGGGAATCCTACGAACCTCTCGGGGTTCTTTTTTGATTCTCACAATAGGAGCCGGAAGTTATATAACGGATTCCATGTATCAAGCGCACAGTCGCCGCGCGTAGACGCTGAATTCGTACGTATGATTATAGAGATGTACGGCGAGGATTCAGATGTCTTCCGGGTGCGCGTGGCTGGTGAGTTTCCGAAGCAGGCTGCGGATAGTTTCATCGCTCTGGAGTGGGTGGAGAAGTGTAGCAAGAAGTCCGTGGTAACAAAAGCCGAGAAAGTAATAGACATTGGCGTTGATGTGGCGCGGTACGGCGACGACAAGAGCGTCATATGCCCGCTGTTTGACAGACGATACCAGCAAAGACCGGAGATATACGCCCACAATGACACGATGGAAATCGCAGGGCATATAGCGGCTATGGTGAAGCGGTACAACGATGAATATCCGGGGGTTGAAACGCGGGTAAAAATTGATTGCGACGGTCTCGGGGTCGGCGTATATGACCGTTTACGGGAACAGGGCCTGCCCTGCGTTCTCCGGGAATGCCATTTCGGAGGACGGGGCGGCAAAATTCGAGGAGAAGACCCGGTTGAAATGGCGAATTCAACAGGTCTAATGTGGGGCACAGTTCGCAATATGCTGAAATGCGGCGAAATAGAATTGTTTTACGATGATGAGCAGATCATCCAGCTATCGGATCGCAAGTACAGGATCAACAGCAACGGGGAGATCGAGCTTGAACGCAAAGAAGAAATGAAGAAGCGCGGTTTGCATTCGCCCGACCTTGCGGACGCTCTTGCGCTGGCGGTATACGAGCCACTAGGCGGACGGTTTATCGACGTATATTACTGA
- a CDS encoding phage portal protein encodes MLTNLDWIGTGKPFPPECEKKRLERYEANEKLFEGKHKDVFGADFQKLADYLKKRNVDVNTVINYPQLLTKKTADFVCGEMPTITVGKKKSDELNDVLDNMGFANTLYEAIMDVSRFGNSPVKVLGDRISIVPPENWYPVVDAYDTKHVTQHVIAFYANGGIYAEIHDIGKYEIRRYEAQKGAGDKVPMKFGKLLSSEMKTTGADDYAVKVFSNVGQSKSIYGIDDYGVIADILRQLMWRLYCMDLILDKHSVPTVIGPRTALREDPITGEQIFVPGNYFPRDRETDAKPEYMTWEGNLQATQWEIDWLTNQLYTLSEMGAAFLEGAGKGEANSGTALRLRMTSPLIKARRVAGINTQTLKRVVRLVAMANNMKIDTKDIAAAWKDGLPDDRRENAEILAMATGNKPFMSQTTAVKEWGDLDDEAAQEEIDRIETEEAAQNPTVYRPMEITDGQSEGINTAVQTGPG; translated from the coding sequence ATGCTTACAAATTTAGATTGGATCGGAACCGGGAAACCTTTTCCGCCGGAATGTGAAAAGAAACGTCTTGAACGGTACGAAGCAAACGAAAAGCTGTTTGAAGGGAAACATAAAGATGTTTTCGGGGCGGATTTCCAGAAATTAGCGGACTACTTGAAAAAGCGAAATGTCGATGTGAATACGGTAATCAACTATCCGCAGTTATTAACTAAGAAAACTGCGGATTTTGTTTGCGGTGAAATGCCGACGATCACAGTTGGGAAGAAAAAATCGGATGAGCTGAATGATGTTCTGGATAATATGGGATTTGCGAACACACTGTATGAAGCAATCATGGACGTTTCGAGGTTCGGCAATTCGCCCGTTAAAGTCCTCGGCGACCGTATATCCATCGTTCCGCCCGAAAACTGGTATCCGGTTGTAGACGCTTATGACACAAAACACGTCACGCAGCATGTGATTGCCTTTTACGCAAACGGGGGAATATATGCCGAGATACACGACATTGGGAAGTATGAAATACGGCGCTACGAAGCTCAAAAGGGGGCTGGGGATAAAGTTCCGATGAAGTTCGGAAAACTGTTAAGCAGCGAAATGAAAACGACGGGCGCGGACGATTACGCGGTCAAAGTGTTTTCCAACGTTGGGCAATCTAAAAGCATATACGGTATTGACGATTACGGGGTAATAGCGGATATCCTGCGGCAATTAATGTGGCGGTTGTATTGCATGGATTTAATACTAGACAAGCATAGCGTGCCGACTGTAATAGGCCCACGCACCGCGTTGAGGGAGGACCCCATAACCGGGGAACAAATATTTGTGCCTGGAAACTATTTCCCGAGAGACCGTGAAACAGACGCCAAGCCGGAGTATATGACGTGGGAAGGGAATTTACAGGCGACGCAATGGGAGATTGATTGGTTAACGAATCAACTTTATACACTGTCGGAAATGGGCGCGGCCTTTTTAGAGGGAGCGGGGAAAGGCGAGGCCAATAGCGGAACCGCGTTAAGACTGCGCATGACTTCGCCGTTGATTAAAGCCCGAAGGGTCGCAGGGATCAACACGCAGACGCTAAAACGGGTTGTGCGGCTTGTGGCGATGGCAAACAATATGAAGATAGATACAAAAGACATAGCGGCTGCCTGGAAGGACGGCTTGCCGGACGACAGGCGCGAGAATGCGGAAATCCTAGCGATGGCAACAGGAAACAAACCGTTCATGAGCCAAACGACGGCAGTTAAGGAATGGGGCGATCTTGACGACGAGGCAGCACAGGAGGAAATTGACAGGATCGAAACGGAAGAAGCGGCGCAGAATCCTACAGTGTACCGGCCAATGGAGATAACCGATGGACAGAGCGAAGGAATTAATACAGCAGTACAAACAGGCCCAGGATGA
- a CDS encoding major tail protein, which produces MSKPRPRIGVDQLYYAKVLSDTPEGTVYSAPVWMQGVNTVGYNPNTQNGSYDADDGTYESYAADGEVQTTITVADLLPAIYADLLGLQRDANGMVIEGEADNAPEVAIGFRSQKSNGEYRFIWVLKGKFSKQQEDYNTKGGSGVTYQGKTIMHTALKRISDGERRHILDSDDPLHTLTLAQLSDPVNGWFSSPNFTVAGYNNTVTPVSDLVASAGSAAGEITLAWTAATGASNVAIQVSQGSDWITVDNKTASDSAATLTGLQAGKDYLVRLYVTGGTKAGVSNVSAAKAGA; this is translated from the coding sequence GTGAGTAAACCAAGACCGAGAATTGGCGTAGACCAGTTGTATTATGCAAAGGTGCTTTCCGATACACCGGAAGGTACTGTTTATTCTGCGCCCGTGTGGATGCAGGGCGTGAATACGGTTGGGTATAACCCCAACACGCAGAATGGATCGTACGACGCAGACGACGGGACATATGAAAGCTATGCGGCAGACGGAGAGGTACAGACCACAATTACAGTGGCCGATCTGTTGCCCGCCATATATGCCGACTTATTGGGGCTGCAAAGGGATGCGAACGGAATGGTGATCGAAGGGGAGGCCGATAACGCGCCGGAGGTCGCTATTGGGTTCAGATCGCAAAAGTCCAACGGGGAATACCGCTTTATCTGGGTATTAAAAGGAAAATTCTCAAAACAGCAAGAGGACTATAACACCAAAGGCGGAAGCGGCGTTACATATCAGGGAAAAACGATCATGCATACTGCGCTTAAACGTATCTCTGACGGGGAACGGCGGCATATTCTCGACAGCGACGATCCCTTGCATACATTAACATTGGCGCAGCTTTCCGATCCGGTTAACGGATGGTTTTCTTCACCCAACTTCACGGTTGCGGGATATAACAACACGGTAACGCCGGTATCTGACCTTGTGGCATCTGCCGGATCGGCGGCGGGCGAAATCACGCTTGCGTGGACGGCTGCAACGGGCGCGTCCAATGTGGCCATTCAGGTATCGCAGGGCAGCGATTGGATCACGGTAGACAACAAGACTGCTTCGGACAGCGCGGCAACGCTCACGGGCTTGCAAGCGGGCAAGGACTACCTTGTGCGCCTGTATGTAACCGGGGGCACAAAAGCGGGCGTCTCGAACGTAAGCGCGGCGAAGGCAGGTGCGTGA
- a CDS encoding DnaT-like ssDNA-binding protein yields MGKRGDDKEIALRRACAALDSLTFRGVKFAFPQPLAFPRYFGENYAMIDGVLYAPEVDRYPELREVPQAIKAAQIEEALEIISPSEATENREIRNGPVQSYSIGHLSESFDKASVGSLQSALASVRAQELIRPYTGGGYEVR; encoded by the coding sequence GTGGGAAAACGCGGGGACGATAAGGAAATCGCCCTCCGCCGCGCCTGTGCCGCGCTGGATTCGTTGACGTTCCGGGGCGTAAAATTTGCTTTTCCACAGCCTTTGGCGTTTCCGCGTTACTTTGGGGAGAATTACGCCATGATCGATGGCGTTCTGTATGCGCCGGAGGTTGACCGGTACCCAGAATTAAGAGAGGTGCCGCAGGCCATAAAAGCAGCGCAGATCGAGGAAGCCTTAGAGATCATAAGCCCATCAGAGGCAACGGAAAACCGGGAAATACGAAATGGCCCGGTTCAGTCGTATTCCATCGGACATTTGTCCGAGAGCTTCGATAAGGCTTCGGTTGGATCATTGCAATCTGCTCTTGCAAGCGTGAGGGCGCAGGAATTGATCCGGCCATACACGGGAGGCGGTTATGAGGTACGGTAA
- a CDS encoding terminase small subunit: MSENKRGRPLKFKTVKALQDAIDKYFADCEGTGEPLTVTGLALALETTRDVLIDYQGKDEYSNAVKKAKLKIENAYEKRLIGRGNGGDIFALKQFGWKDKQETKIEAGDSLAAAVEQAWLSRRNER, encoded by the coding sequence ATGTCAGAGAACAAACGGGGAAGGCCGTTAAAATTTAAAACTGTTAAGGCATTGCAGGATGCAATAGATAAATACTTTGCGGATTGCGAAGGAACGGGCGAACCGTTGACAGTCACGGGCCTTGCTCTTGCGTTGGAAACAACACGGGATGTCCTCATAGATTACCAAGGGAAAGACGAATATTCCAACGCGGTAAAAAAGGCGAAGCTCAAAATTGAGAATGCATACGAAAAAAGATTGATCGGAAGAGGCAACGGTGGGGACATATTTGCATTGAAACAGTTTGGATGGAAAGACAAGCAGGAAACCAAGATTGAAGCAGGGGACAGTTTGGCGGCTGCTGTAGAGCAAGCGTGGCTAAGTAGAAGAAATGAACGCTGA